The following proteins are co-located in the Anomalospiza imberbis isolate Cuckoo-Finch-1a 21T00152 chromosome Z, ASM3175350v1, whole genome shotgun sequence genome:
- the CCNO gene encoding cyclin-O yields MVTAASGRCGGTPERRGPGGCPRRPARRRRLGTGTAAAAGENAQELQAFRDYGESWYRSRKGLESRFQPREPLARQPQVTAEARCKLVSWLIPVHRHFGLSLEALCLAVNILDRFLATTPVAADCFQLLGVTALLIACKQVEVHPPSVKELLALCCDAFTRQQLRNLECIVLHRLDFDLAAPTVSFFLEHFSQVRLEARGADAGEAADARSLAAGVAELSLADYAFTKYVPSLLAASSLGLADRLLRHRSPLDLRISGYPEELLRDCMDQLQLLVSLNGRSLSLLLPSEVAQKCPWLGDDR; encoded by the exons ATGGTGACGGCGGCGAGCGGGCGATGCGGCGGCACTCCGGAGCGTCGGgggcccgggggctgcccgCGACGCCCGGCACGGCGGCGGCGCCTGGGGACGGggacggcggcggcggcgggagagAACGCGCAGGAGCTGCAGGCTTTCCGCGACTACGGAGAGAGCTGGTACCGCTCCCGCAAGGGGCTGGAGAGCCGCTTCCAGCCGCGGGAGCCGCTCGCCCGGCAGCCGCAG GTGACGGCGGAGGCGCGCTGCAAGCTGGTCAGCTGGCTCATACCCGTGCACCGGCATTTCGGGCTCTCCTTGGAGGCACTCTGCCTGGCCGTCAACATCCTCGACCGCTTTCTCGCCACTACCCCAGTGGCCGCCGACTGCTTCCAGCTCCTGGGAGTAACAGCCCTGCTCATCGCCTGCAAACAG GTGGAGGTGCACCCTCCTAGCGTGAAAGAGCTTCTCGCCCTCTGCTGCGACGCCTTCACTCGCCAGCAGCTCCGCAATCTGGAGTGCATCGTCCTGCATCGCCTGGACTTCGACCTGGCAGCGCCCACCGTCAGCTTCTTCCTGGAGCACTTCAGCCAGGTGCGGCTGGAGGCTCGGGGGGCCGACGCGGGGGAGGCGGCGGACGCCCGGAGCCTGGCGGCGGGCGTCGCGGAGCTCAGCCTGGCTGACTATGCCTTCACCAAATACGTGCCCTCTCTGCTGGCCGCCAGCAGCCTGGGGCTTGCGGACCGGCTCCTGCGCCACCGCAGCCCCCTGGACCTGCGAATCAGCGGCTACCCGGAAGAGCTCCTGCGGGACTGCATGGACcagcttcagctcctggtgTCTCTGAACGGGCGGTCCCTGTCTCTCCTCCTGCCATCGGAGGTGGCCCAGAAGTGCCCCTGGCTTGGGGATGACCGCTGA
- the MCIDAS gene encoding multicilin, which translates to MPPTLDCTDYDFSLGEEVAFGPCTLQLQSSTLVQVPPQNLSSPEPCWRDLADQHQKALGDALEANSQLQETLTQRQEELVTLQESNVQLKELASQARQLAAVLDVMERTVVRNRTGLCGADLGIRAPSRRQTLMLPQSAEGTVPPPLPSLPPLHPLPPPPAAAAAAAAPAGTGLEDAEGVDAMLRAVSEKCRAALRSLGGSAGDRSGGSPGGSPTAKRPRPGPRLHGAFRGLRTGRAAPRPVGRELEGGGSLRAALGEAGAIRTLAFPQGNAFTLRTAAGGHRFRWVPR; encoded by the exons ATGCCACCAACACTGGACTGTACTGACTATGATTTCTCACTTGGTGAGGAGGTGGCTTTTGGCCCCTGcactctgcagctgcagagcagcacactGGTGCAGGTTCCCCCACAGAACCTGTCTTCCCCTGAGCCATGCTGGAGGGACCTGGCAGACCAGCACCAAAAAGCATTGGGAGATGCCCTGGAAGCAAACAGCCAG ctgcaggagaccctcacacagaggcaggaagagctggtgacactgcaggaGAGCAACgtgcagctgaaggagctggcaAGTCAGGCCAGGCAGCTGGCCGCTGTCCTTGACGTGA TGGAGCGCACTGTGGTGCGGAACAGGACGGGGCTGTGCGGTGCAGACCTCGGAATTCGCGCTCCCTCTCGCCGGCAGACGCTGATGCTCCCGCAAAGCGCCGAAGGGACAgtccctcctcctcttccttctcttcctcctcttcatcctttacctcctcctcccgccgctgctgccgccgccgcagccccggccgggACCGGCCTGGAGGATGCGGAGGGCGTGGACGCCATGCTGCGGGCCGTGTCGGAGAAGTGTCGCGCCGCCCTGCGAAGCCTGGGGGGCAGCGCGGGGGACAGGTCGGGGGGAAGCCCGggaggcagccccacagccaagcggccgcggccgggcccGCGCCTGCACGGCGCCTTCCGCGGGCTGCGCAccggccgcgccgccccgcgcccggtcggcagggagctggaggggGGCGGCAGCCTGCGGGCGGCGCTGGGGGAGGCGGGCGCCATCCGCACCCTGGCCTTCCCGCAGGGAAACGCCTTCACTCTTCGCACCGCCGCCGGCGGGCACCGCTTCCGATGGGTGCCGCGCTGA